CGCGGGTCTGCCGACGGAGCACGAGCACATCACCGGCGCCCTGGTCCGCGCCGCGGACCAGCACGGCATCCCGGTCCCGCTGAACAGGGCCCTCCTGACCCTGATGCGGGCCCTCCGCCCCACCAAGCTCCCCCCGGTCTGAGCGACCCCGGCACCGAACGGGCGACGCGTGCAGGGCACCTCCCGGCCGACTGGACTGGCGGAAGGGGCCCTTCACGCCGTGTCGAGAGCTAGTTGGCGGCGGTGTCCTCGGGGGTGCGGGCCGACTTGGCCGTGGTGACCGAGCCGACCGAGGCGATGACCACGCAGCCGATCGCCACCCACTGCCACGCGCCGAGGAGCTCGCCCAGCACCACCAGCCCCGCCAGGGCGGCCACCGCCGGCTCCAGGCTCATCAGCACGCCGAAGACCCGCGCCGGGATGCGGCGCAGCGCCTCCAGCTCCAGCGAGTACGGGACCACCGAGGACATCAGCGCCACGACCAGGCCCGCGACCAGCACCGCGGGGTTGAGCAGCGCGGTGCCCGCCTCGGCGATGCCGAACGGGGCCGCGACCAAGGCACCGAAGGCCATGCCCAGCGCCAGGCCGGAACCACCGGTGGTGCGGCTGCCGAGCTTCGCGCCGACCAGGATGTAGGTCCCCCACAGCGCACCGGCCACGAGCGCGAAGCCCACGCCCACCAGGTCCAGGCCGCCTTCGACACGGGCCAGCAGGAACACGCCCAGCCCGGCCAGCACCGCCCACAGCACGTCCAGCTTGCGGCGGGACCCGAGCACCGCCACCGCCAGCGGCCCGAGGAACTCGATGGTCACCGCCGCGCCCAGCGGGATGCGCTCGAACGCCTGGTAGATGCAGACGTTCATGCCCGCCAGCACCGCGCCGTACCCGGCCACCACCGCCAGCGTCGTCCGGTCCAGTCGCAGCGACGGGCGCCAGACCACCAGCAGGACCAGCGCGGCGAACGTCAGCCGCAGCGCCACCACACCGGACGCGCCCGCCATGGTGAACAGCTGCTTGGCGAAGGCGGCACCGACCTGGAGGCTGATCACGCCCAGCAGCACCAGCAGCGGGGGCGGGACCGCCCCGAGCGCCCGGGCCGGGACCTGCACCAGGCCGGACAGCGGTCGCCTGCCCGACGAGGCACCCGAGTCGATCTGCGCGACGTGCACGTTCCCCCTTCGCGGTCCGAGAGTTCGCCCGGCGGGCCGACGCCGGCGCGGG
This region of Saccharopolyspora hordei genomic DNA includes:
- a CDS encoding EamA family transporter, whose product is MHVAQIDSGASSGRRPLSGLVQVPARALGAVPPPLLVLLGVISLQVGAAFAKQLFTMAGASGVVALRLTFAALVLLVVWRPSLRLDRTTLAVVAGYGAVLAGMNVCIYQAFERIPLGAAVTIEFLGPLAVAVLGSRRKLDVLWAVLAGLGVFLLARVEGGLDLVGVGFALVAGALWGTYILVGAKLGSRTTGGSGLALGMAFGALVAAPFGIAEAGTALLNPAVLVAGLVVALMSSVVPYSLELEALRRIPARVFGVLMSLEPAVAALAGLVVLGELLGAWQWVAIGCVVIASVGSVTTAKSARTPEDTAAN